TCTTGATCCATCTACCGATGGCGCCGCTAAGTAAGCAGCCGTTAGAGAAAGACACGTTACGCCCGGAGATGAGCAGCGAAGAGATTGAGAGGATTATTCGCGACGCAGTAAGCAAAGTACCGAATGCGGTCGGGCTGAACAACCATATGGGCAGCGCGATGACCTCCAGCCTGTTTGGCATGCAAAAGGTGATGCAGGCACTAGAACGCTACGACCTCTACTTCCTGGACAGCATGACCATCGGCAACAGTCAGGCCATGCGCGCAGCGTCAGGAACCGGAGTGAAGGTCATCAAACGCAAAGTCTTCCTTGATGACACGCAAAACGAAGCCGATATTCGCCGTCAGTTTAATCGAGCCGTCGAACTTGCACGTCGCAATGGTTCAGCCATTGCCATTGGCCACCCTCACCCTTCGACAGTCCGCGTCTTGCAGCAGATGCTTTATAACCTGCCTGCGGACATTACGCTGGTTCGCCCAAGCAACCTGCTCAATGAACCACAGGTGGACACATCCAGACCAAACCTCACACCGCCGAAAAACGGTACACCTGACGCACCGCGTAATCCTTTCCGCGGGGTGAAATTATGCAAACCGAAGCAGCCGTTAGAGCCGGTTTACGCCAGCCGCTTCTTCAGCGTGCTCGGTGAAAGCATCACCCAAAGCACGCTGGTGCAGTACATGCGTCTGCAGTGGCAAGGCTGGCAATAATCAGTCTTTACTATCCAACGTCAAATGGGCCAGACGGCGCGGTGTCAGTGATTTATCGCGCCATTGGCTAAAACGGATAGCCCACAACAACACCTGATACCCCAGCTTAACGCTGCAGATATTGCTCACCATACGCTTAAACATACCCGACACGAATACTTCAGCAATCATCCGTTGGCGGATTTTCTCGTCCGGCTCTTTGCGTATGCAATGACAAACGCGTAGCGCTTCGTAAATCACCTGCTGTTTAAACTCCGGATAAATAGGAATGCGCCCAGCGTAGTCGCGGTTCATCTTATCCAGCAGCCGGGTAATTTTGATGTAGTGGCGCTGATAGGCGAGGTTTTTCAGGCCGGTGCGCGGCTGACGGCTGACGGATGCGCCGTGCAGGAAATATTTGTACAGCGGGACTTCCGTGTAACGCGCGCGTTTCGCATTAAACATAAACTCCGTGGTCCAGATAATGTCCTGGTGGTGCAGGCCGGACAGGAAGGTCAGTCCTGCATCGCGGATGGTCTGATGACGGTAAACGCCCATCCAGACA
The Citrobacter arsenatis DNA segment above includes these coding regions:
- a CDS encoding glycosyltransferase, which encodes MTYTPGLLSVIMPLYNTGEPFIACMDSLIAQTWKNLEIIIVNDGSTDNSAELAQSYADRYPHVHLLHQRNGGVSAARNTGMKVARGEYIAYVDGDDIAYPEMYETLMNMALKDNLDVAQCNADWCIAETGHTWASIPTDRIRSTGVMTGPDWLRKALASRRWRHVVWMGVYRHQTIRDAGLTFLSGLHHQDIIWTTEFMFNAKRARYTEVPLYKYFLHGASVSRQPRTGLKNLAYQRHYIKITRLLDKMNRDYAGRIPIYPEFKQQVIYEALRVCHCIRKEPDEKIRQRMIAEVFVSGMFKRMVSNICSVKLGYQVLLWAIRFSQWRDKSLTPRRLAHLTLDSKD
- a CDS encoding divergent polysaccharide deacetylase family protein, with amino-acid sequence MPQFRRLLLSLASLLAFATPVFAGKLAIVIDDFGYRPQTENQVLAMPSAISVAVLPNAPHAREMATKAHNSGHEVLIHLPMAPLSKQPLEKDTLRPEMSSEEIERIIRDAVSKVPNAVGLNNHMGSAMTSSLFGMQKVMQALERYDLYFLDSMTIGNSQAMRAASGTGVKVIKRKVFLDDTQNEADIRRQFNRAVELARRNGSAIAIGHPHPSTVRVLQQMLYNLPADITLVRPSNLLNEPQVDTSRPNLTPPKNGTPDAPRNPFRGVKLCKPKQPLEPVYASRFFSVLGESITQSTLVQYMRLQWQGWQ